The following proteins are co-located in the Paenibacillus sp. JNUCC32 genome:
- a CDS encoding CAP domain-containing protein, which translates to MNNHWIKKIAGGSIAAVLAVGIMLPTTASAAPADSNNYVNWQQKIQKFLESQGLESQFKWVVVQQPQTEKPQADKPAETPQTSKPETSKPEASKPEASKPEASKPEASKPVSKPSTTPSQPSESAGTTEQSNFASEVVNLVNQERSKAGLKPLTVHAKLTTVALDKAKDMSNNNYFSHTSPTHGSPFDMMKAYGISYGYAGENIAKGQRTPQEVMNSWMNSQGHRENILSPNFTMIGVGYYNGYWVQEFISQ; encoded by the coding sequence ATGAACAACCATTGGATAAAGAAAATCGCAGGCGGCAGTATCGCGGCTGTATTGGCTGTTGGCATCATGCTGCCGACAACGGCTTCGGCTGCACCTGCTGATAGCAATAATTATGTAAACTGGCAACAGAAGATCCAGAAATTCCTGGAGAGCCAAGGCTTGGAGTCGCAGTTTAAATGGGTGGTCGTCCAACAACCGCAAACGGAAAAACCTCAGGCGGACAAGCCTGCAGAGACGCCTCAAACAAGCAAGCCTGAGACCAGCAAACCGGAAGCAAGCAAACCGGAAGCCAGCAAACCAGAAGCAAGCAAACCGGAAGCAAGCAAGCCTGTGAGCAAGCCGTCTACGACTCCGTCCCAGCCTTCCGAATCTGCGGGCACAACGGAGCAATCGAATTTTGCTTCCGAAGTTGTCAACTTGGTGAACCAAGAGCGTTCGAAAGCTGGCCTGAAGCCGCTCACGGTACATGCCAAGCTGACAACGGTAGCACTGGACAAAGCGAAGGACATGAGCAATAACAATTATTTCAGCCACACTTCGCCAACGCACGGCTCTCCATTCGACATGATGAAGGCTTACGGCATTTCTTACGGCTATGCCGGCGAGAATATCGCTAAAGGGCAACGCACGCCGCAGGAAGTCATGAACTCTTGGATGAACAGCCAAGGTCACCGCGAAAATATCCTGTCTCCTAATTTCACCATGATCGGTGTGGGATATTACAACGGATACTGGGTTCAGGAATTCATCAGCCAATAA
- a CDS encoding ABC transporter ATP-binding protein, giving the protein MNEQAQEIVLSVQHVKKKIGRKWIIHDVSFDVRSGEIFGFLGPNGAGKTTTIRMLVDLIKPSSGRIEVCGYDVNRQQEQALRYIGSIVENPEMYSYLTGWENLEHFARMQPGIDDQRIQEVVDTVRLDRRIHDKVSTYSLGMRQRLGIAQALLGRPKLLILDEPTNGLDPKGIKEMRQFIHQLAEEGLAVFVSSHLLSEIQLLCDRVAIISSGRVLAVGEVDELIAGSSDHVIWDLNPAVQGKRILQKLDYCEIVDRPEDVLDDNVLAGMSPDAVVTRMHAAHASRAVERLVGAGVQVREVHRINPTLEQLFLQMTEGESIE; this is encoded by the coding sequence ATGAATGAACAAGCGCAGGAAATCGTACTATCCGTCCAGCATGTAAAAAAGAAAATCGGTCGAAAATGGATTATACATGATGTGTCGTTCGATGTGCGCTCGGGCGAAATATTCGGGTTCCTGGGGCCGAACGGGGCAGGAAAAACAACCACGATCCGAATGCTTGTGGATTTGATCAAGCCGTCATCCGGCAGGATCGAGGTCTGCGGTTACGATGTGAACCGCCAGCAGGAGCAGGCGCTGCGCTATATTGGATCCATCGTGGAGAATCCGGAGATGTATTCGTATTTGACCGGCTGGGAAAATCTCGAGCATTTTGCGAGAATGCAGCCCGGCATTGACGATCAGCGGATACAGGAAGTTGTGGATACGGTCAGGCTTGATCGAAGAATCCATGACAAGGTCAGCACTTATTCACTTGGCATGCGGCAGCGTTTGGGGATCGCCCAGGCCTTGCTCGGCAGGCCGAAGCTGCTTATTCTGGACGAGCCGACGAACGGTCTTGACCCGAAGGGAATCAAAGAAATGCGGCAGTTCATCCATCAGTTGGCCGAGGAGGGATTGGCCGTATTTGTTTCCAGCCATCTGCTGAGCGAAATCCAGCTGTTATGCGATCGGGTAGCCATCATCAGCAGCGGAAGGGTGCTTGCGGTAGGCGAGGTCGATGAATTGATTGCCGGCAGCAGCGATCATGTCATCTGGGATCTGAATCCCGCCGTGCAGGGCAAACGAATTCTGCAGAAGCTGGATTATTGCGAGATCGTGGACCGCCCGGAGGATGTGCTTGACGATAATGTACTGGCAGGCATGTCACCGGATGCCGTTGTGACCCGAATGCATGCTGCACATGCATCAAGGGCTGTGGAAAGGCTGGTTGGCGCCGGCGTGCAGGTCCGGGAGGTTCATCGGATCAATCCTACGCTGGAGCAGCTGTTCCTGCAGATGACGGAGGGTGAGAGCATTGAGTAA
- a CDS encoding GDSL-type esterase/lipase family protein, translating into MKSSAWIWRITASVSIIVAIVLIFGFVYAFKDINDPQGQPLLTGGESAAPGQETAPPKPERAPSEAVLPNDLKVTAIGDSLAKGTGDSTGGGFVRRSVEQLNGDGRTASLLANLAINGMTTEGLLPKLDDKGIQYALKEANVIMLSIGGNDIFQGSGLMEGAADAGELELDPAMLMGALPQASERLQTILEKIRDINPNARIVYIGLYHPFSDLEELLIPGNVVVSAWNHAVMELVNRDPNMTLVPTFDLFQHKLGEYLSTDHFHPNGAGYQAIADRIVEGML; encoded by the coding sequence ATGAAGTCATCTGCATGGATATGGCGTATCACGGCCTCCGTGTCGATTATCGTAGCGATTGTGCTTATATTCGGTTTCGTGTATGCGTTTAAGGATATTAATGATCCTCAAGGGCAGCCCTTGCTCACCGGCGGCGAATCCGCCGCGCCAGGCCAAGAGACTGCGCCGCCGAAGCCGGAACGGGCTCCGTCGGAAGCGGTGCTGCCAAATGATCTGAAAGTGACGGCGATCGGAGACTCGCTTGCCAAGGGAACGGGGGACAGTACCGGGGGCGGTTTTGTCCGCCGAAGCGTCGAACAATTGAACGGCGATGGACGAACGGCCAGCCTGCTGGCCAATCTGGCAATAAACGGAATGACCACCGAGGGACTTCTCCCTAAGCTGGACGACAAGGGAATACAGTATGCCTTGAAGGAAGCCAACGTCATTATGCTGTCTATCGGGGGCAATGATATCTTTCAAGGAAGCGGGCTGATGGAGGGGGCCGCGGATGCCGGCGAGCTGGAGCTCGATCCAGCCATGCTGATGGGCGCATTGCCGCAGGCCTCCGAACGCTTGCAGACAATTCTTGAGAAGATTCGGGATATTAATCCGAATGCCCGAATTGTTTATATCGGCTTGTATCATCCCTTTTCCGATTTGGAAGAATTGCTGATACCCGGCAATGTCGTGGTCTCAGCATGGAATCATGCGGTCATGGAGCTCGTAAACCGGGATCCCAATATGACGCTTGTCCCTACATTCGATCTGTTTCAGCATAAGCTCGGCGAGTATCTGTCCACGGACCATTTCCATCCGAACGGGGCAGGATATCAGGCCATCGCGGATCGAATAGTAGAAGGTATGCTGTAG
- a CDS encoding ABC transporter permease — protein sequence MSNLLPLIKNECIKIIKRKRFYVVLLVLLVLVPMFTYAQMKSAERSREKFNSDWRLELQQRITDNENSLSSDRVPDEWKRYRQIFIQQMQYYLQHDVNPNQPNGVTFTREFLNNAISLFIPLLIMAIASDIVSGERTTGTIKMLLTRPVKRWKVLLSKLVALIMFTSLIVVSTFVIAYLISGLAFGYKGFDIPVFTGFQIVGSDVDMSGVHAVPQWKYLLMQGGLVWFVGVCVGMLAFMVSVLVRSTAASIVIMMAALIAGNILTNMASAWSSAKYLFMVNLNLTSYLAGNLPPIEGMTLNFSLAVLAIWAICAVIVAFSVFTRRDILN from the coding sequence TTGAGTAACCTGTTGCCCCTGATCAAGAACGAATGCATCAAAATTATCAAGCGTAAGCGGTTTTATGTGGTTCTTCTGGTTCTCCTCGTCCTAGTGCCTATGTTTACATACGCCCAGATGAAGTCCGCAGAACGGAGCCGGGAGAAGTTTAACAGCGACTGGCGGCTTGAGCTTCAGCAGCGGATCACGGATAATGAAAATTCGCTTAGCAGTGACCGGGTGCCGGATGAATGGAAACGATATCGGCAAATCTTTATTCAGCAGATGCAGTATTATTTGCAGCATGATGTGAATCCTAATCAACCAAACGGGGTAACGTTCACGCGGGAATTTCTGAACAATGCGATATCCTTGTTTATTCCGCTGCTCATCATGGCCATTGCTTCGGATATCGTTTCCGGAGAGCGGACGACCGGCACCATTAAGATGCTCCTGACAAGGCCGGTAAAGCGCTGGAAAGTGCTGCTGAGCAAACTGGTAGCCTTGATTATGTTCACGTCGCTCATTGTCGTTTCCACCTTTGTCATCGCTTACCTGATCTCGGGTCTCGCTTTCGGCTACAAAGGGTTTGACATCCCGGTATTCACGGGTTTCCAAATTGTCGGGTCAGACGTGGATATGTCCGGCGTTCATGCGGTGCCCCAATGGAAGTATTTGCTGATGCAGGGCGGTTTGGTCTGGTTTGTCGGCGTATGCGTCGGCATGCTGGCTTTTATGGTATCCGTCCTGGTTCGAAGCACGGCGGCCAGCATCGTCATTATGATGGCGGCATTGATCGCCGGAAATATTCTGACGAATATGGCGTCGGCATGGAGCAGCGCGAAATATTTGTTCATGGTAAACCTGAATTTGACCAGTTATTTGGCGGGCAATTTGCCGCCGATCGAGGGCATGACCTTGAATTTTTCCCTTGCCGTATTAGCCATTTGGGCGATTTGTGCGGTTATTGTTGCATTCAGTGTCTTTACGAGAAGGGATATCTTGAATTAA
- a CDS encoding GNAT family N-acetyltransferase, protein MSIESVISAPALLIRNFEKNDLEAVTSLMRELNYPTTLNVMRERMESMNDNPLYGNLVAEVDGDVVGMIMLRQVKSFTMTEPVTQITSVIVTSSYRGQGIGKRLIRGAETWGRQHGSHLLFLTSGNREELAPAHAFYEHIGFEKAGYQFSKKL, encoded by the coding sequence ATGAGCATCGAAAGCGTAATTTCTGCGCCTGCACTGCTGATTCGAAACTTTGAGAAGAATGATTTGGAAGCTGTCACATCCTTGATGCGAGAACTGAATTATCCGACCACGCTCAACGTCATGCGTGAACGGATGGAGTCCATGAACGACAACCCGTTATACGGCAACCTGGTTGCCGAGGTTGATGGAGACGTCGTCGGCATGATCATGCTTCGTCAAGTCAAATCCTTCACTATGACCGAACCGGTCACTCAAATTACTTCGGTTATTGTAACCTCAAGCTACCGCGGCCAAGGAATTGGCAAACGACTGATTCGCGGTGCAGAGACATGGGGAAGACAGCATGGTAGCCACCTCTTGTTTCTCACAAGCGGCAACCGGGAAGAACTTGCTCCCGCACATGCATTTTATGAACATATTGGATTTGAAAAGGCTGGTTACCAGTTCAGCAAAAAGCTGTAG
- a CDS encoding ABC transporter ATP-binding protein — MNANVNTEPHQKQKIPRPRKPSEETNERFVYKDDDAIEKPFNWTQLTRLISYMKPYAKQILPLIGLMMIIGTITKLAIPFLTSLAIDQAIDPKEGNPSLTLLYQITIAVLAMYIIQWVAGIFRIKFTNIIGQRVIYDLRADLFQHIQRLSFNFFDKRPAGSVLVRVTNDVNSLQDLFTNGVVNLIIDCVQLVGIVVILLLINWKLGLAVIVTVPIMFFISTKLRVRIRRAWQEVRIRNSRINSHLNESIQGIRVTQAYTQEEENMKFFDNMNLDSKKSWDRASAMNQGFGPLIEITGGFGSLILFWLGAVLIQQGELTIGLLIAFTQYVGNFWEPINRLGQMYNQLLVAMASSERIFEFIDEKPSIDDQPGAKKLPTIKGDIKLENVVFEYEKGRQALKGINLDVKAGQSIALVGHTGSGKSTIINLLSRFYDITDGKLTIDGYDIQSVTVESLRNQIGIVLQDTFIFSGTIRDNIRFGRLDATNEEIEDVAKAVGAHEFIVQMPGGYDTEVEERGNMLSMGQRQLLSFARALLADPRILILDEATASIDTETELKIQSALKVLLQGRTSFIVAHRLSTIRHADHIVVLDHGKIIEEGNHDQLMQKQGTYHGLIEAQYRFL; from the coding sequence ATGAACGCCAACGTAAATACTGAACCGCATCAGAAACAAAAGATTCCGAGGCCGCGGAAGCCTTCGGAAGAAACCAATGAACGTTTTGTATACAAGGACGACGATGCGATCGAGAAGCCGTTTAACTGGACGCAGCTGACGCGTCTGATCTCGTATATGAAACCATATGCCAAACAGATTCTCCCGTTGATCGGCCTCATGATGATTATCGGCACGATTACGAAGCTTGCCATTCCATTCCTGACGAGTTTGGCTATCGACCAGGCCATTGACCCGAAGGAAGGAAATCCGAGCCTGACCCTGCTGTATCAGATTACGATCGCCGTTCTGGCGATGTATATCATTCAATGGGTTGCCGGGATATTCCGGATCAAGTTTACGAATATCATTGGTCAGCGGGTTATCTATGACCTTCGAGCAGATTTGTTCCAGCATATACAGCGCCTATCCTTTAATTTCTTTGACAAGCGTCCGGCGGGATCCGTGCTGGTTCGCGTTACGAACGATGTCAACTCCCTGCAGGATTTGTTTACGAACGGGGTTGTCAATCTGATCATCGACTGCGTGCAGCTTGTCGGTATCGTAGTCATCCTGCTATTAATTAACTGGAAGCTTGGTCTAGCTGTTATCGTTACCGTTCCGATCATGTTCTTTATCTCTACGAAACTCCGTGTGCGCATCCGGCGTGCATGGCAGGAAGTACGGATCCGGAACTCGCGGATTAACTCCCACTTGAACGAATCCATTCAGGGAATCCGCGTTACCCAAGCTTATACGCAAGAAGAAGAAAATATGAAATTTTTTGATAACATGAACCTGGACAGCAAAAAGTCCTGGGATAGGGCGTCGGCCATGAACCAAGGGTTTGGGCCTCTTATCGAGATTACCGGGGGGTTCGGTTCCCTGATCTTGTTCTGGCTTGGGGCCGTATTGATTCAGCAAGGCGAGCTCACGATCGGTCTGTTGATTGCCTTTACCCAATATGTCGGGAACTTCTGGGAGCCGATCAATCGGCTCGGCCAAATGTATAACCAGCTGCTTGTCGCGATGGCATCGTCCGAACGTATCTTTGAATTCATAGACGAGAAGCCGAGCATCGATGATCAGCCTGGCGCGAAGAAATTGCCGACCATTAAAGGGGACATCAAGCTGGAGAATGTGGTGTTTGAATACGAAAAAGGACGCCAGGCTCTAAAAGGCATCAATCTGGACGTGAAGGCAGGCCAGTCGATTGCGTTGGTCGGTCATACCGGATCAGGCAAAAGTACCATCATTAATTTGCTCAGCCGCTTTTATGATATTACGGACGGTAAGTTAACCATCGACGGGTACGATATTCAATCGGTGACGGTAGAAAGCCTCAGGAATCAGATCGGCATCGTGCTGCAGGATACCTTTATATTCTCGGGTACGATTCGGGATAATATCCGCTTTGGCCGTCTGGATGCGACCAATGAGGAGATTGAAGACGTGGCCAAGGCTGTGGGCGCCCATGAGTTTATAGTCCAGATGCCGGGCGGCTACGATACCGAGGTCGAGGAACGCGGTAACATGCTGTCCATGGGGCAGCGGCAGCTGCTATCCTTTGCGAGGGCGCTCCTTGCCGACCCGCGGATTTTGATTCTGGATGAAGCAACGGCAAGTATCGATACCGAGACGGAATTAAAAATCCAGAGTGCCCTTAAAGTGCTGCTTCAGGGACGTACCTCCTTCATCGTGGCGCACCGTTTATCAACGATCCGCCATGCCGATCATATCGTCGTGCTGGATCACGGGAAGATCATCGAAGAAGGAAATCACGACCAGCTTATGCAGAAGCAGGGGACATATCATGGGCTGATTGAAGCACAATACCGATTTTTGTAA